A genomic window from Luteolibacter sp. LG18 includes:
- a CDS encoding J domain-containing protein — MSVKFQDYYETLGVARDAGQDEIKKAFRKLARIHHPDVAKDKTGAEEKFKQINEAYEVLSDPEKRKRYDQLGEHWNQPGGPPPPDAGPGGWSWQPEDGEAAFEFGGTGFSDFFERYFGGTHEGFGRSPRGAGGRGGFQQRGHDVEADILVSLEDALHGTQRSITLRRPTGEADTFDIRIPAGLREGQKIRLAGKGAPGHGGAPAGDVYLHVRFARHPDFHVDGIDLEYDLDLAPWEAVLGVEVRIPTLDGPSTLKVPPATEAGTRLRLKHRGLMGRDKQRGHLYATVRIQVPASVTPDQQELWQKLAGISNFNPRNPS; from the coding sequence ATGTCGGTGAAGTTCCAGGATTACTACGAAACGCTCGGTGTCGCCCGCGATGCCGGCCAGGACGAGATCAAGAAGGCCTTCCGCAAGCTGGCCCGCATCCACCACCCGGACGTGGCAAAGGACAAGACCGGGGCCGAGGAGAAGTTCAAACAGATCAACGAGGCCTACGAGGTGCTCAGCGATCCGGAGAAACGGAAACGCTATGACCAGCTCGGCGAACACTGGAACCAGCCGGGCGGTCCGCCGCCGCCCGACGCGGGCCCCGGCGGGTGGTCGTGGCAACCGGAGGACGGCGAGGCCGCCTTCGAATTCGGCGGCACTGGCTTCAGCGACTTTTTCGAGCGCTACTTCGGCGGCACCCACGAGGGCTTCGGCCGTTCGCCGCGCGGGGCTGGCGGGCGCGGCGGATTCCAGCAGCGCGGCCACGACGTCGAGGCCGATATCCTCGTTTCACTGGAGGACGCGCTCCATGGCACCCAGCGGTCGATCACTCTGCGCCGTCCCACCGGCGAGGCAGACACCTTCGACATCCGCATCCCCGCCGGGCTGCGGGAGGGACAGAAGATCCGGCTCGCGGGCAAGGGCGCGCCCGGCCACGGCGGTGCTCCGGCGGGCGATGTTTACCTCCACGTGCGCTTCGCGCGACATCCCGATTTCCACGTCGACGGCATCGATCTGGAATACGATCTCGACCTCGCTCCATGGGAAGCGGTGCTCGGCGTGGAGGTGCGGATTCCGACGCTCGATGGCCCTTCGACCTTGAAAGTGCCGCCCGCCACCGAGGCCGGCACGCGGCTGCGCTTGAAACACCGCGGGCTGATGGGGCGGGACAAGCAGCGCGGCCATCTCTACGCCACCGTCCGCATCCAAGTGCCCGCCTCCGTCACCCCGGACCAGCAGGAACTGTGGCAGAAACTCGCCGGGATATCGAACTTCAACCCGAGGAACCCGTCATGA
- the carA gene encoding glutamine-hydrolyzing carbamoyl-phosphate synthase small subunit has protein sequence MKAILALEDGRTFEGKAFGATGTTTGEICFNTSMTGYQEVVTDPSYRGQIVAMTYPQIGNYGITVEDNESAQPHVRGFVIGELCNVPSNWRSTQNLDSYFKQHGILGIEDIDTRALTKHLRSLGAMRACLTTELNAEAAIEAAKNSPSMEGSDFVKEVSTEKDYAWDQESRNWIIPNASTGEPGPYQELPPARHRIVAYDFGIKFNILRRLRQAGFEVDVVNSRATAEEVLAKNPDGIFLSNGPGDPAALDYIHEELKKLIGKKPIFGICLGNQLLAHAFGGTTFKLKFGHRGGNQPVKDLRTGKVTITSQNHGFAVDPDSLPDNVEVTHINLNDGTVEGMRHKEHPVFSVQYHPEAAPGPNDATYFFEEFAAMIDQTKH, from the coding sequence ATGAAAGCCATTCTTGCTCTTGAAGACGGCCGGACCTTCGAAGGAAAAGCCTTCGGAGCCACCGGCACCACCACCGGGGAGATTTGTTTCAACACCTCGATGACGGGTTATCAGGAAGTTGTGACGGATCCTTCCTACCGCGGCCAGATCGTCGCGATGACCTACCCTCAGATCGGGAACTACGGCATCACCGTGGAGGACAATGAGTCCGCCCAGCCGCACGTCCGCGGTTTCGTCATCGGCGAGCTCTGCAACGTCCCGTCCAACTGGCGCTCGACCCAGAATCTGGACAGCTATTTCAAACAGCACGGCATCCTCGGCATCGAGGACATCGACACCCGCGCCCTGACCAAGCACCTCCGCTCGCTGGGCGCGATGCGCGCCTGCCTCACCACCGAGCTGAATGCCGAGGCCGCGATCGAGGCCGCGAAGAACTCGCCCTCGATGGAAGGCTCCGACTTCGTGAAGGAAGTCTCCACCGAGAAGGACTACGCTTGGGACCAGGAATCCCGCAACTGGATCATCCCGAACGCCTCCACCGGCGAACCGGGCCCCTACCAGGAGCTGCCGCCGGCCCGCCACCGCATCGTGGCCTATGACTTCGGCATCAAGTTCAACATCCTCCGCCGCCTCCGCCAGGCTGGCTTCGAGGTGGACGTGGTGAACTCCCGCGCCACCGCCGAGGAAGTCCTCGCCAAGAACCCGGACGGCATTTTCCTCTCCAACGGCCCCGGGGATCCGGCAGCTCTGGATTACATCCACGAGGAGCTCAAGAAGCTCATCGGCAAGAAGCCGATCTTCGGCATCTGCCTCGGCAACCAGCTCCTCGCCCACGCCTTCGGCGGCACCACCTTCAAGCTGAAGTTCGGCCACCGCGGCGGCAACCAGCCGGTCAAGGACCTGCGCACCGGCAAGGTGACCATCACCTCCCAGAACCACGGTTTCGCCGTCGATCCGGACTCGCTGCCGGACAATGTCGAGGTGACCCACATCAATCTCAACGACGGCACCGTCGAGGGCATGCGTCACAAGGAGCACCCGGTGTTCTCCGTCCAGTATCACCCGGAAGCCGCCCCCGGCCCGAACGACGCGACCTACTTCTTCGAGGAGTTCGCGGCGATGATCGATCAAACCAAGCACTAA
- a CDS encoding ABC transporter ATP-binding protein/permease, protein METPPKFTRHVWSQLWRLARPFFFGKTWKRAWFLLGGLLTLSLLVTYVGIRANRANGEFVNALQGRDTPGYTYWLGVYLATFALSIPLAAFYRYCEERLGLSWRDVLARTLMQRYFHNRAYFHLGSSDTIDNPDQRISEDAKNFTVTTLSFLLIIMNSVIQIVGYTGVLMAISPRLVGVLFAYALFGTAGAYFIGKRLIGLNYMQYQREANFRYGLVRVRDNAESIAFYRGERRELNDLRGRLGAVVGNMLVLIKWNRNLAFFTTGYNSLALILPVLFVAPLYLRGEVSFGDITKATGAFAVVLAAVSMVITQFERLSAFAAGVTRLGDLWDYLDERDAEDDLDTEGENIDISEEERTVILENLTVKTPQGERVLLKDLTFKLPPGGSLLIMGESGSGKSSLLRTIAGLWSCGEGFIGRPPYRNMMFLPQRPYMIPGSLRNLLEYPGARQKPDDEKLRAVLKTVNLRNLAGRVDNDFDREADWANMLSLGEQQRVSFARLLLKKPAIAFLDESTSALDEPNEELAYAYLKEHRYTYVSVGHRSTLLKHHDWVMKIGKDATWEIRKVCDIELPEAGHHAGPGL, encoded by the coding sequence ATGGAGACCCCTCCCAAGTTCACCCGCCATGTCTGGTCGCAGCTCTGGCGGCTCGCGAGGCCGTTTTTCTTCGGCAAGACATGGAAACGGGCGTGGTTCCTCCTGGGCGGGCTGCTCACCCTCTCCCTGCTGGTGACCTACGTGGGCATCCGGGCGAACCGGGCGAACGGCGAGTTCGTCAACGCCCTGCAGGGCCGGGACACCCCGGGCTACACCTACTGGCTCGGAGTCTATCTGGCCACCTTCGCGCTCTCGATCCCGCTGGCCGCGTTCTACCGCTACTGCGAGGAACGGCTCGGCCTGAGCTGGCGCGACGTGCTCGCCCGCACGCTGATGCAGCGGTACTTCCACAACCGCGCCTACTTTCACCTCGGCTCCAGCGACACGATCGACAACCCGGACCAGCGTATCTCGGAGGACGCGAAGAACTTCACGGTGACCACGCTCTCGTTCCTGCTCATCATCATGAACTCGGTGATCCAGATCGTGGGCTACACCGGGGTGCTGATGGCGATTTCCCCGCGTCTGGTGGGCGTCCTGTTCGCCTACGCGTTGTTCGGCACCGCCGGGGCCTACTTCATCGGGAAGCGGCTGATCGGGCTGAATTACATGCAGTACCAGCGCGAGGCGAACTTCCGCTACGGCCTCGTGCGCGTCCGGGACAATGCCGAATCGATCGCCTTCTACCGCGGCGAGCGCCGCGAGCTCAACGACCTTCGCGGCCGCCTCGGGGCTGTGGTTGGGAACATGCTGGTCCTCATCAAGTGGAACCGGAACCTGGCGTTCTTCACCACCGGCTACAACTCGCTGGCGCTGATCCTGCCGGTGCTCTTCGTCGCGCCGCTCTATCTCCGGGGCGAGGTATCGTTCGGGGACATCACCAAGGCCACCGGGGCCTTCGCGGTGGTATTGGCCGCGGTGTCGATGGTCATCACGCAGTTCGAGAGACTCAGTGCTTTCGCCGCGGGCGTGACCCGTCTCGGCGACCTGTGGGACTATCTCGACGAACGGGACGCCGAAGACGACCTCGACACCGAGGGCGAGAACATCGACATCAGCGAGGAAGAGCGCACCGTGATCCTGGAGAACCTCACGGTGAAAACCCCACAGGGCGAGCGGGTGCTGCTCAAGGACCTCACCTTCAAGCTGCCTCCTGGCGGCAGCCTCCTGATCATGGGCGAAAGCGGCTCGGGCAAGAGTTCGCTGCTGCGCACCATCGCCGGTCTCTGGAGCTGCGGCGAGGGCTTCATCGGCCGGCCGCCCTACCGGAACATGATGTTCCTGCCGCAGCGGCCCTACATGATCCCCGGCAGCCTGCGGAACCTGCTGGAGTATCCGGGCGCGAGGCAGAAGCCGGACGACGAGAAGCTGCGCGCCGTCCTCAAGACCGTGAACCTCCGCAACCTCGCCGGACGCGTCGACAACGACTTCGACCGCGAGGCGGACTGGGCGAACATGCTTTCGCTCGGTGAGCAACAGCGCGTTTCCTTCGCCCGGCTGTTGTTGAAGAAACCCGCCATCGCCTTCCTCGACGAGTCCACCAGCGCGCTCGACGAGCCGAATGAGGAACTGGCCTACGCCTATCTCAAGGAACACCGCTACACCTACGTCAGCGTGGGCCACCGCTCGACCCTGCTGAAGCATCACGACTGGGTAATGAAGATCGGGAAGGACGCCACCTGGGAGATCCGGAAGGTCTGCGACATCGAGCTGCCCGAGGCCGGGCACCACGCCGGACCGGGGTTGTAG
- a CDS encoding DUF1592 domain-containing protein, producing MLRAYCIVAVALTADIARADEFADRARPLLSKYCYECHGEKRQKGGIEVNQLTSTEEAFKYHRFLKTIADQVEAGKMPPEDDADDIPTDAERKALVAEIRGTLARLEEGKFPRNPGRPTVRRLNRNEYSRTVRDWLDVDFDAGSEFPADGAGGEGFDNVGDALFIQPSLMEKYLAASRRVIDAVYAKPERLDRVVAVKPAADRAPELAAKTVLQAQAALAFRRPPSDAELAPLLALFGKRLAGGMPYEEALKAPLQSLLLHPSFLFRAEHDEAGKKEWAVDGHELATRLSYFLWASMPDAELFRLAGEGKLAEPVVLAAQVKRMLQDPRAESLSRFFGGEWLGYDELLEFSEPDLKRFPEFTQSLRKAMYRESVEFFANVVRENRPATDLLSADYTFLNEELAKHYGIPDVKGGEMRKVALTDKNRGGVIGQASVMTVTSLPLRTSPVKRGKWILDTLLGTPPPPPPPDAGVLPPDDRAGGSSSMRERLENHRSRASCAACHAKIDPLGFGLENFDPLGRWRTTDVKGNAIDSKATLPGGFTFDSPEGLKRYLLSDDELFLRNLARKMLAYGLGRPLEYYDEPVVIDLVRQLRGDGLKIQSLITGIVQSPPFLRRSSTR from the coding sequence ATGTTGCGTGCGTATTGCATCGTGGCGGTGGCTTTGACCGCGGACATCGCGAGGGCGGATGAGTTCGCCGACCGCGCGCGTCCCTTGCTGTCCAAATATTGCTACGAGTGCCATGGCGAGAAACGCCAGAAGGGCGGCATCGAGGTGAACCAGCTCACCTCCACCGAAGAGGCGTTCAAGTATCACCGGTTCCTCAAGACCATCGCCGACCAGGTGGAGGCCGGGAAGATGCCGCCGGAAGACGATGCCGACGACATCCCGACCGACGCCGAGCGCAAGGCGCTGGTGGCCGAGATCCGCGGCACGCTGGCGCGGCTGGAGGAGGGGAAGTTTCCCCGCAATCCGGGGCGGCCCACGGTGCGGCGGCTGAACCGGAATGAATACAGCCGCACGGTGCGCGATTGGCTCGACGTGGATTTCGACGCGGGCAGCGAGTTTCCCGCGGATGGCGCGGGCGGAGAGGGATTCGACAACGTGGGCGACGCGCTCTTCATCCAGCCCTCGCTGATGGAGAAGTATCTCGCGGCCTCGCGGCGGGTGATCGACGCGGTGTATGCGAAGCCGGAGCGGCTGGATCGGGTGGTGGCGGTGAAGCCCGCCGCGGACCGCGCGCCGGAGCTGGCGGCGAAGACCGTGCTGCAAGCGCAGGCCGCGCTGGCGTTCCGTCGTCCGCCGTCGGATGCGGAGCTGGCACCGCTGCTGGCGTTGTTCGGAAAGCGGCTCGCCGGCGGGATGCCGTATGAGGAGGCGCTGAAGGCTCCGCTGCAATCGCTGCTACTGCATCCATCGTTTTTATTCCGCGCCGAGCACGACGAGGCCGGGAAGAAGGAGTGGGCGGTGGATGGCCACGAACTGGCGACGCGGCTTTCGTATTTCCTGTGGGCCTCGATGCCGGACGCGGAGTTGTTCCGGCTGGCGGGCGAGGGGAAGCTGGCGGAGCCCGTGGTGCTCGCCGCGCAGGTGAAGCGGATGCTCCAGGATCCGCGGGCGGAATCGCTGTCGAGGTTCTTCGGTGGCGAGTGGTTGGGTTACGATGAGTTGCTGGAGTTTTCCGAGCCGGATTTGAAACGTTTCCCGGAGTTCACCCAATCGCTGCGGAAGGCGATGTACCGGGAGTCGGTGGAGTTCTTCGCCAACGTGGTGCGGGAGAACCGCCCGGCCACCGACCTGCTTTCCGCGGACTACACCTTCCTCAATGAGGAGCTGGCGAAGCACTACGGCATCCCGGATGTGAAGGGCGGCGAGATGCGGAAGGTGGCGCTCACCGACAAGAACCGCGGCGGCGTGATCGGACAGGCCTCGGTGATGACGGTGACCTCGCTGCCGCTGCGCACCAGTCCGGTGAAGCGCGGAAAATGGATTCTCGACACGCTGCTCGGCACCCCGCCGCCCCCTCCGCCACCGGACGCGGGTGTGTTGCCGCCGGACGACCGCGCGGGCGGCAGCAGCTCGATGCGTGAACGATTGGAGAATCACCGCTCGCGGGCGTCGTGCGCGGCCTGCCACGCGAAGATCGATCCGCTCGGGTTCGGGCTGGAAAACTTCGATCCGCTGGGACGCTGGCGCACGACGGATGTGAAGGGCAACGCGATCGATTCGAAGGCCACGCTGCCCGGCGGCTTCACCTTCGATTCACCGGAAGGACTGAAGCGCTACCTGCTGTCAGACGACGAGCTGTTCCTGCGCAACCTCGCCCGCAAGATGCTGGCCTACGGCCTCGGTCGCCCGCTCGAGTATTACGACGAGCCGGTGGTGATCGACCTGGTCCGGCAGCTCCGCGGCGATGGCTTGAAAATCCAGTCGCTGATCACCGGTATCGTTCAATCGCCGCCATTCCTCCGCCGCTCCTCCACGCGCTGA
- a CDS encoding AI-2E family transporter, whose product MSDDAARRGERKIEPVLGTVGLLLLLLGCFFVLRPFLSALMWAIVLAYSLWPLQQRFTKWFRGSRTFAAILVTLTLTLVTVGPFVLIGFSIADDAKALGTATRKWFESAPDEPPEWMKKTPVVGDEMTAYWRDFAEDRKRWIHSFDEAAKERPPRPKIAEPNGDEMTLHEPPPVVPNAPATETGVLSDEATAGKKEAESSRLVERMAGQLGQATVWLQRALFTAGRVLGTGAIEILLSVFLAFFLLRDGRALAERLSTGMHRIAGKRGQHLLHVAGGTVRGVVYGILGTALVQGVVAGIGFAIAGVPGAVLLSVLTFFFSALPIGPPLIWIPATIWLFAQGRPGWGIFMALWGTLGISGVDNIVKPYLISHESKTPFVLIFCGVIGGAFAFGLVGVFLGPTLLAVTFRLIEEWSATRAVPAGASGIEDEESSI is encoded by the coding sequence ATGAGCGACGACGCGGCCAGACGGGGAGAGCGGAAGATCGAGCCGGTATTGGGAACGGTCGGGCTGCTCCTGCTCCTGCTGGGCTGCTTCTTCGTGCTGCGGCCGTTTCTTTCCGCCCTGATGTGGGCGATCGTGCTGGCCTACTCGTTGTGGCCGCTCCAGCAGCGGTTCACGAAGTGGTTCCGCGGCTCCCGCACCTTCGCCGCCATCCTGGTGACGCTTACACTCACGCTGGTGACCGTCGGCCCGTTCGTGTTGATCGGTTTCAGCATCGCGGACGACGCCAAGGCGCTCGGCACCGCGACCCGCAAGTGGTTCGAATCCGCGCCGGACGAGCCGCCGGAGTGGATGAAGAAGACCCCGGTGGTGGGGGATGAGATGACGGCCTACTGGCGGGATTTCGCCGAGGACCGGAAACGCTGGATCCACAGCTTCGACGAAGCCGCGAAGGAGCGCCCGCCGCGCCCCAAGATCGCGGAGCCGAATGGCGATGAAATGACGCTCCACGAGCCGCCGCCCGTGGTGCCGAACGCACCGGCCACGGAGACTGGCGTCCTCTCCGATGAAGCGACGGCCGGCAAGAAAGAGGCCGAATCGTCCCGTTTGGTCGAGCGCATGGCCGGTCAACTCGGCCAGGCCACTGTATGGCTGCAACGCGCGCTCTTTACCGCCGGCCGGGTGCTTGGCACCGGTGCGATCGAGATCCTGCTCAGCGTCTTCCTCGCCTTCTTCCTGCTGCGGGATGGTCGCGCCCTGGCGGAACGCCTTTCCACCGGCATGCACCGCATCGCCGGAAAGCGCGGCCAGCACCTGCTCCACGTCGCGGGCGGCACCGTGCGCGGGGTCGTTTACGGCATCCTGGGCACGGCCTTGGTCCAGGGAGTGGTGGCCGGAATCGGCTTCGCCATCGCGGGGGTTCCCGGAGCGGTGCTGCTGTCGGTCCTAACGTTCTTTTTCTCCGCTTTGCCAATCGGCCCGCCGCTGATCTGGATTCCGGCGACCATCTGGCTATTCGCGCAAGGGCGGCCGGGGTGGGGGATCTTCATGGCGCTGTGGGGCACGCTCGGCATCAGCGGGGTGGACAACATCGTGAAGCCTTACCTCATCAGCCACGAGAGCAAGACGCCCTTCGTGCTGATCTTCTGCGGCGTCATCGGTGGTGCCTTCGCCTTTGGATTGGTGGGGGTGTTCCTCGGTCCGACCCTTCTGGCGGTGACCTTCCGCCTCATCGAGGAATGGTCCGCCACCCGGGCCGTGCCAGCGGGCGCGAGTGGTATCGAGGACGAGGAGTCCTCGATTTGA
- a CDS encoding isoprenyl transferase encodes MPSDQDTPRHIAIIMDGNGRWAKERGLPRREGHRAGAESVREAIDACKELGVEYLTLYAFSSENWNRPAAEVKALMALLDRFLDEREKDLMRQDVRLLAIGQIERLPASTRKRLDRLKEKTANNRSITLVLALSYGSREEIVEAARSLATDAAAGKITPEQIDNSLFASRLWTGDIPDPDLLVRTSGELRVSNFLLWQISYAEIVIVKKFWPEFRQGDLFEAVNEYRRRHRRFGAL; translated from the coding sequence ATGCCTTCCGACCAGGACACACCCCGACACATCGCCATCATCATGGATGGCAACGGCCGCTGGGCCAAGGAACGCGGACTGCCGCGCCGTGAAGGCCACCGCGCCGGCGCGGAATCGGTGCGCGAGGCGATCGACGCCTGCAAGGAACTCGGTGTGGAGTATCTAACACTCTACGCGTTCTCCTCGGAGAACTGGAACCGCCCGGCGGCAGAAGTGAAGGCGCTGATGGCGCTCCTCGATCGCTTCCTGGACGAACGCGAGAAGGACCTGATGCGGCAGGACGTGCGCCTGCTGGCCATCGGCCAGATCGAGCGTCTCCCCGCCTCCACCCGCAAGCGTCTCGACCGGCTCAAGGAGAAGACCGCGAACAACCGCTCGATCACCTTGGTGCTCGCGCTGTCCTATGGTTCCCGCGAGGAAATCGTCGAAGCGGCCCGCTCGCTCGCGACCGATGCCGCCGCAGGCAAGATCACGCCGGAGCAGATCGACAACAGTCTCTTCGCCTCCCGTCTCTGGACCGGCGACATCCCCGATCCCGATCTGCTCGTCCGCACCTCCGGCGAGCTGCGGGTTTCCAATTTCCTGCTGTGGCAGATCAGCTACGCGGAGATCGTAATCGTGAAGAAATTCTGGCCGGAGTTCCGCCAAGGCGACCTCTTCGAGGCGGTGAACGAATACCGCCGCCGCCACCGCCGCTTCGGCGCGTTGTGA
- the queD gene encoding 6-carboxytetrahydropterin synthase QueD, which produces MRARLTKLFRFEAAHTLPSLPEGHKCRRMHGHSFKVEISIEGEVDETVGWVYDHKLISNAMKPLLELLDHGYLNDIEGLESPTIERLAGWFWKKLAPDLPGLAEIVIYETPTARCSFKGEF; this is translated from the coding sequence ATGCGCGCCCGCCTGACCAAGCTGTTCCGTTTCGAAGCCGCCCACACGCTGCCGAGCCTGCCGGAAGGCCACAAGTGCCGCCGCATGCACGGCCACAGCTTCAAGGTCGAGATCTCGATCGAGGGCGAGGTGGATGAAACGGTGGGCTGGGTCTACGACCACAAGCTCATCTCAAACGCCATGAAGCCGCTGCTCGAGCTGCTCGACCATGGCTACCTCAACGACATCGAAGGGCTGGAGAGCCCGACCATCGAGCGGCTGGCGGGCTGGTTCTGGAAGAAGCTGGCACCGGATCTCCCCGGTCTGGCGGAGATTGTGATCTACGAGACTCCGACCGCGCGTTGCTCGTTCAAGGGCGAGTTCTGA
- a CDS encoding adenylosuccinate synthase, translating into MNTIVTGLQWGDEGKGKVVDYLTEEADVVIRGQGGNNAGHTVIARGTKYVLHLLPSGILWDDKLNVIGNGVVVDPVGLVAEIAKVEAQGVSITPEKLLISDRAHVVLPFHKELDAAREASLGDQKIGTTKRGIGPTYADKINRCGLRMADLLNESFAHEQIARRVVDANEILVKYDLPTFTAEQVIAEVYAAFERLRPHVTNTIPPLHKAWKEGKVLLFEGAQGTLLDIDFGTYPFVTSSNTTAGGSCTGSGLPPTSVQRVIGVCKAYTTRVGSGPFPTGDEGLSEYLHGLGREFGATTGRPRGCGWLDTVLLRFACMVNGVTDLAVTNVDGLDAYDTLQICTHYEVDGERHDLPPACRAAWDKAVPVYETLPGWKSDTTGCTEYSQLPENAKAYLTRFAELCGAPVSFVGVGPDRAQTLVV; encoded by the coding sequence ATGAATACCATCGTCACAGGTCTCCAATGGGGAGACGAAGGCAAGGGCAAGGTCGTCGACTATCTCACCGAGGAGGCCGATGTGGTCATCCGCGGCCAAGGCGGTAACAACGCCGGTCATACGGTGATCGCCCGCGGCACCAAATACGTGCTGCACCTTCTCCCGTCCGGCATCCTGTGGGACGACAAGCTGAACGTCATCGGCAACGGTGTCGTCGTCGACCCCGTCGGCCTCGTCGCGGAGATCGCCAAGGTCGAAGCCCAGGGCGTGTCCATCACCCCGGAGAAGCTCCTCATTTCGGACCGCGCCCATGTGGTGCTCCCTTTCCACAAGGAACTCGACGCCGCCCGCGAGGCCTCGCTCGGCGACCAGAAGATTGGCACCACCAAGCGTGGCATCGGCCCGACCTACGCGGACAAGATCAACCGCTGCGGCCTGCGCATGGCGGACCTCCTCAACGAGTCCTTCGCCCACGAGCAGATCGCCCGCCGCGTGGTGGACGCCAACGAGATCCTCGTGAAGTATGACCTGCCGACCTTCACCGCCGAGCAGGTGATCGCGGAAGTCTACGCCGCGTTCGAGCGCCTCCGCCCGCATGTCACCAACACCATCCCCCCACTCCACAAGGCGTGGAAGGAAGGCAAGGTGCTCCTGTTCGAAGGCGCGCAGGGCACGCTGCTGGACATCGACTTCGGCACCTATCCCTTCGTCACGTCCTCGAACACCACCGCCGGTGGTTCCTGCACCGGCTCCGGTCTGCCGCCGACATCGGTGCAGCGCGTGATCGGGGTCTGCAAGGCTTACACCACCCGCGTGGGTTCCGGTCCTTTCCCGACCGGCGACGAGGGCCTGTCCGAGTATCTCCACGGCCTTGGCCGCGAGTTCGGTGCCACCACCGGCCGCCCGCGCGGCTGCGGCTGGCTCGACACGGTGCTGCTCCGCTTCGCCTGCATGGTGAACGGCGTGACCGATCTCGCCGTGACCAACGTCGACGGCCTCGACGCCTACGACACCCTCCAAATCTGCACCCACTACGAGGTGGACGGTGAGCGCCACGACCTGCCGCCGGCTTGCCGCGCCGCGTGGGACAAGGCGGTGCCGGTTTACGAAACGCTGCCCGGCTGGAAGAGCGACACCACCGGCTGCACGGAATACAGCCAGCTTCCGGAAAACGCCAAGGCCTACCTCACCCGTTTCGCCGAGCTTTGCGGCGCGCCCGTGAGCTTCGTCGGCGTCGGCCCGGACCGCGCCCAGACGCTGGTGGTCTGA